Part of the Mycoplasma mycoides subsp. mycoides SC str. PG1 genome is shown below.
AAAATGTTAAAATAGCTGCTCAAAACGTACATTATAAAGATAAGGGTGCTTATACTGGAGAAATTTCAACTACAATGCTAAAAGAAGTTGGAGTTGAATATGTAATTATTGGACATTCTGAAAGAAGAGAAATGTTTAATGAAACTGATTTAGATGTTAATAAAAAGGCTAAAGTTTTATTAGAAAACAATATAACTCCAATTATTTGTTGTGGTGAAACTTTACAAACTAAAGAAAGTGGAAAAACTATTGAATTTGTAAATAATCAAATTAATATAATGTTTGAAGGTATTAAAAAAGAAGATGCAATCAAAGCAATTATTGCTTATGAACCAATTTGAGCAATTGGTACTGGAAAAACAGCAACAAGTAGTGATGCTGAAGAAGTATGTAAACAAATCAGAAATAATTTATCAAAAATTTATGATAAAAATACAGCTGAACAAATTATTATTCAGTATGGTGGAAGTGTTAAACCATCAAATATTCAAGAATATTTAAAAATGCCAAATATTGATGGAGCTTTAGTTGGGGGAGCTTCTTTATTAGCTAGTGATTATTTAGGTTTAGTTAACTATAATGAATAAACCAGAAATTAAGTTATTAATATTAGATATGGATGGGACTAGTTATTATAAAATGGGTCCTATTATAGAAAAAAATATTGAACCATTAAAAAGAATAATAAATAAAGGAGTTAAAGTAGTTTTTATTACAGGACGACCTGTTTTAGCAAAACTAAATAGTTTAAAACATCACGGTTTGTTAGTTGATCATCAATTAATTGCTGGATATAATGCAGCTTGTATTTATGATTTAAGTAAAGATCAAATTTTATTATCAAATCCAATTAGTACAGATCAAGCAAAAAAAGTATTTGATTTAGTAACTAGTGATAAATATAAAAATAGTGGTATTAAAATTTGAGAATATGTTGATGATTTAAAAACTGTAATAACTAATAAATGAACTCGAAATCCAAGTGATTATCATGATGAAACTGTTTTTTTTGATGGTCAAGTTCTTGAATATAAAGATATTAAAAATGATTTTAATTTTAAATTCTTTAAGCTTTTAGGTTTTGATGCAAACAAAGAATTTTATGATATTTTAGTTAATGAATTGAATTTTAACGTAGCTACAAATGATAATAAACTAGCAGAAATTAATAAAAAAAATGTTAATAAAAAATTAGCTGTAGAATGATTTTCAAACTATTTTAATATTGATTTGAAAAACATTGCAGCAATTGGTGATGGAATGAATGATTGAGAAATGATAAATCATGTAGGATATAAAGTAGCTATTAAAAACTCAGTTGAACCAATTAAAAAAATAGCAAATATTTATATATATAAAACAGCTGAACAAGGTGCAGTTGAAGAATTTATTAAACACTATATACTAGGAGAATAAAAATGAAAGTAAAAAGACCAGTTTTACTAGCAATTCTAGATGGTTGAGGAATTAGTGAACCTGATAAGGGGAATGCTGTTGATAATGCAAATATGGTATTTGTAGAGTACTTAAAAAAAACTTATCCTTGACTAAAAGCTCATGCTTCAGGAAAATGAGTAGGTCTTCCAGAAAATCAAATGGGAAATTCTGAAGTTGGACATATTCATTTAGGAGCTGGAAGAATCAATCTAGAATCTTTAGCAAAACTAAATCATGAAACAAAAACTAATAACATAGCAAAAAATGATGAAATTGTTAAAACTTTTGAATATGTTAAAAAAAATAATAGTGCTTTGCATTTAATGGGATTGTTTTCAAATGGTGGTGTTCATTCTCATTTTGATCATATGATAGCTATTTATAAAGCAGCGATTGATTATGGTATTACAAATATTAAGTTTGATTTAATTACTGATGGAAGAGACACTAAACCAAAATTAGCTTATGATTTTATTAAGGATTTATTAGAATTAATAAAACAAAATAATAATATTGGAATTATTTCTTCAATTAGTGGAAGATATTATGCAATGGATCGTGATAAAAGATTTGATAGATCACGCATTGCTTATAATGCTATTGTTAATAGAAATAATGTTAGATCATTTACAAACATATTAGATTACATACAACAAGAATATATGATAAATCACGATGATGAAATGATTATTCCAGCATTTAATCAAGATGATTTAAATGGTAATTTAAAAGCAAATGATGCAATTATTATGACTAATTTTCGTCCAGATAGAGCTATTCAAATTTCATCAATTTTAACTAATAAAAACTATATAGCTTGACAAAATGAAGCATTTAGCGATGCTGAATTTATTGGAGATAAAATTAGATTTGTTTCTATGATGAAATATTCAGATAGCGTAACTTCACCACATATTGCTTATCCACCAAAACCTTTAACAAATACTTTAGGTCAATATTTATCACAACTTGGATTAAAACAATTAAGAATTGCTGAAACTGAAAAAATTGCTCACGTTACCTTCTTTTTTGATGGAGGAAATGACTATTTTAAAAATGGTTTAGCAAAAAATGATGAAATTACTTTAGCTAATGCTTATATTGATTTAATTCCTTCAGCAAAAGTTGCAACTTATGATTTAAAACCACAAATGTCTGCTGTTGAAATTACAGATAAATTATTAGAAGAAATTAAAAAAGATGAATTTGATTTTATAGTTTTAAACTTTGCAAATTGTGATATGGTAGGTCATACTGGAAATAACAAAGCTACTGAAATTGCATGTAAAACTTTAGATGAACAATTAAAGCGTATTCATGAAGAATTTGTTTTAAGACATAATGGAATTATGGTAATTACAGCAGATCATGGTAATGCTGAAATAATGATTGATAAAGATGGACAAGTAAATAAAAAACATACAACTTCATTAGTTCCAATTATAATTACTGATCTAAACATTAAACTAAAACAAAATGATCCAGAAATTGCTAAAGTTGCTCCAACTATTTTAGATTTAATGAATATTGAAATTCCAAAAGAAATGGAATTAGAATCAATGATCGATCATAATTAAAATCTAAAAATAATTAGCACTATCAAGGTGCTAGTTTTTATTTTTTTTAATTTATCCCGAATATGATATAATTTTTGGGAGAAAGGAGTAAAAAATTATGTCATATTTATCACAAATTCAAAATAGAATTGATCACTTTGAACCTGGAACAATTTTTATTAGTAATGATTTTTTAGATATTGCTTCTAATGAAACTGTTCGTAGAACTTTAAATAAGCTAACTCATGAACATAAAATTAAAAGAATTATGAATGGTTTTTATTATAGTCCTGCTTATAGTGAACTTATTCAAGAATATGAAGCATTTGGAGTTCATGAACTAGCAATCTCTATTGCTAGAAAATATAATTGAGAAATTGCTCCTTTTGGTATTGCTTGTCTTAATATATTAGGTTTATCAACCCAAGTTCCAGCTAAAAATATTTATGTAACCAATGGAAAAAATAAAATATATAGAATAAATAGAAAGGTTATAGAATTTAAAAAAGTTAGCAATAAAGAAATTTCAAATATGTCTTTGAAAACAAAAATTGTTATTCAAGCTATTAAAGAAGTTGGTAAGAACAATTTAACAAAAAAAGATATTAGTAGAATCAGACATAGATTATCTGAAGTTGAAAAGCAAAATTTGCTAAAAGAAGCAAGTTGTACAACTGTATGAATCTATGATTATATTAAAGAAATTTGTAAGGAACAATATGAATAAATTTTATGTAAAAACAGATTCAGAACTAAGAGTTTTAATATCAAATGCAGCTGATATAAGAGATTGGCCAAGAGAGGTTGTTGAAAAAGATTATTGAGTTAGTTTTTATTAGATTATATTTTTAGTGAAAATAAATGATCTAATTCATTTACTTTTAAAGGTGGAACCTCACTTTCTAAATGTTTTAATTTAATTGAAAGGTTTTCAGAAGATATAGATTTAATATTAAATTGAAAAGTTCTAGGCTATGAAAACAATGAACCATACATCGAAAGAACTAAAAGTAGCCAAAGTAGATTTAATACAGCATTAAATGAAAAAACTATAGTCTTTTTAAAAGATGGATTTGTAAAAACATTAAATGAAGACTTAAATAAATATAATTTAGAATTTTGAATTGATCCAGAAGATCCAAACAGTGTTTTATGTAGTTATCCTAAGCTATTTTCTCAAACTTATTTAACTAAAAATATTAGACTAGAAATAGGTTGTCTTGGTAAGTGAACTCCTGCTGAAGATGTAAAAATTAAACCTTTAATTTTTGAAGTATATCCTGATGTATTTAAACAATCTGCTATTATAAGAACTATTAGTCCTGAAAGAACTTTTTGAGAAAAAACACTTATTTTACACTCTGTATGTAATAAGTCTGAAGAAAAACCACTTAATACTAGATATGCTAGACATTATTATGATTTGTATTGTTTATATAATTCGATTTATAAGAAAAAAGCTCTTGATGATATAGATTTACTTTTAGATGCTACTCAATTTAAAAAGAAATTTTATTGATCAAAATCTGCAAATTATGATGATGTTTTAGAAAATAAAAATCTAAAACTAATACCAGATGATTTTAGAATAGAACAAGTTAAAAAAGATTATGTTGATATGAAAAATATGTTTTATGGACATATTCCATCAATAAAACAAATATTTGAAACACTAAAAAAACTGGAAGTTGAAATTAATGATAAACTAAAAACAAATTAAAAGATTTACAATAATAAAAGCCCCTTTTTTGATTTTTAATCAAATAATAAGGGGCTTATTTTATATTAATAATTACTTTTATTTTCTTGTTTTAACATTATTTCAACAGATCCACTAGTTCCAAGTCTACTTGCTCCAGCATTTATCATTGCGATTGCATCATCATAAGTTCTAACTCCACCAGCAGCTTTAACTTGAGCTTTGTTTTAACAACTTCACTCATTAATTTAACATCCTTAACATTAGCTCCTGATTTGTTAAATCCTGTTGAAGTTTTAACAAATTCTAATCCTGCTTGAACAGCTAATTCACAAGCTTTAATAATTTCTTGTTTTGTTAATAAACAATTTTCTAAAATAACTTTAACAACATGTTCATTAGCTGCTTTTTTAACTTCTTTCATATCATTTAAAACTAAATCATAATCTTTATCTTTTAAAGCACCAATGTTTAATACCATATCAATTTCATCACAACCGTTTTCAATTGCTTTTTTAGTTTCAAAAACTTTAACTTCAGTTAAACATGCACCTAATGGAAAACCAACAACATTTGTAATACCGACATTACTATTTTTTAATAATTCTTTACAAAGACTAGTTCAGCAAGTATTAACACAAACTGTTGCAAAATCATATTGGATTGCTTGATTACATAAATTAATAATATCTTGTTTAGTTGCTTCTGGTTTTAATAAAGTGTGATCGATATATTTATTTAATTTAATTTCCATAAATTTACTTTCTAAATATTCAAAATTTCTTTTAATTCTTTATAGATCTTTTCAGCTTTATTTTCTGCTTTTTGTAAAGAACTATCAACTATTACAAAATAAATTTTCAATTTAGATTCTGTTCCTGATGGTCTAATTGCAATTCAAGATTTATCTTCTAAATAAATTTTTAATAAATCTTCAGATGGCATATTATATAACCCATTAATATAATCTTCAATTTGAACTACTTTTAAATTATTAATTTGTTTAATTCCTGTAGTTCTTAATAATTTCATAATTGGAGCAATTTTTGAATCTTTTTCTTCAGGTTTAAAGTTTAAATTATAAGTAGTTGTGTAATAATATCCATATTTTTCATATAACTGATTTAAATAATCAACTAAAGTCATATTTTGATTTTTATAATATCAGCAAGCTTCAGCTGCAATAATTGATGCTTGGATTCCATCTTTATCTCTTGTTGAATCATCAATTACATAACCATAACTTTCTTCATAAGCAAACACAAAATTTAAACCATTTAAAGGCTCTTTTAACATTTCTTGACCCATTCATTTAAATCCAGTTAAAGTCTTAACTACATTAGCATTATAAGTTTCACTAGCAATTCTATCACCAAGATCACTTGTTACAAAACTAGAATATAAAGTTGGGTTCTTTGGTAATTCATTTAAACGTTTTAAATTACTTAGTTTTCAATCAATTAAAATAGCTCCAGTTTGATTACCATTTAATCTAATAAATTCATTATTATGCTTAATAGCCATACCAAATCTATCAGCATCTGGATCATTTAAAATAATAATATCAGCATCATATTTTTTAGCATATTCTAAAGGTATTTTTCATGCTGGATCAAATTCAGGATTAGGATTAATTACATTTTTAAAAGTTTCATCTTCAAAAGCATGTTCTTTTACTTCTATTACTTGATATCCTGATTGTTTTAAAACAATTGGAGTATATAAGCTTCCAGTTCCATTTACAGCTGAATAAATAATTTTTAAATTAGATTTATCTTGATTTTTATAAAACTCTAAGTTTTTAATCATTTCAAAATATTTATCAATTACAGTTTGATCAACAATTTCTAATAAGTTATTGTTTGATATAAATGTTCAATCTAAAATATTTGTAATTTCATTCATATAACTAGCAATAACATCAGTATCATGTGGCATTAATTGACACCCATATGGATCATAAATTTTATACCCATTATATTCAGCTGGATTATGAGAAGCAGTTATAACAATTCCACCAATACAATTTAAAGCTTTTGTTGCAAAACTAACTACTGGTGTTGGTTGAAGATCATTATTTTTAAATAAATAAGCCTTAATATTAAAACTTGTTAAAATATCTGCTACTAATTTAGCAAATTTTTTAGAATTATGTCTATTATCATGACCAATAACAACACCTTTATTTAAGTCATTACTATATTTTGTTTGTAATAATTTAGCATAAGCTATTGTTACTTTTTTAATAGTATAAACATTAAATCTACCAGGACCAGCTCCTAGTATTCCTCTAATTCCTGCTGTTCCAAATTTTAATTCCAAATTAAAAGCAGCATTTAGTTCATTATCATCTGCTTTATTTAATAATTCTTTTAATTCTTGATCTAAATTAGGATGATTAATTCAATCTAAATAAGTTTGATCTAATTTGTTAAAACTCATTTTTTTTACTCCTTAATGACATTTTTATGTATAGTTATTATAGCACCTATGAAATATTTTACTATTTAAAACCCAATACTAAAATTGTCAGAATTAATGTTTTAAATAATATTGATTTTAAAAGTATAATAAAAATAGGCAAATAGAAAGTTGGTATATAAATGTTTACATTTGCAGATATAATAGAAAAAAAGAAACATAATATAGAATTAACTGAACAAGAAATCTCTTGATTAATTAATAGTTATACAAAGGGAGAAATCACTGATTATCAAATGGCTAGTTTTTGTATGGCTACTTATTTTACAGATATGACAGCTAGAGAAACTGCTTATTTAACTAAAGCTTATATTGAATCTGGAGATAGATATGATTTATCTAAAGTTAGTGGTTTTAAAGCAGATAAGCACTCAACTGGAGGAGTTGGAGATAAAACTAGTTTAGTTTATGCACCACTAGTTGCAAGTTATGGAATTAAAGTATGTAAATTGTCTGGAAGAGGTTTAGGAAAAACTGGTGGAACTATTGATAAATTAGAATCATTTCCAGGATGAAAATGTGAAGTTACAAATGATGAATTTGTAGATGTAATTAATAAAACAAATATGAGTATTATTGCTCAATCAGATAATATTGTTCCAGCTGATAAAAAAATTTATGCTTTAAGAGATGTAACAGGAACTATTGGTTCAATGCCATTAATTGTTGCTTCAATTATGAGTAAAAAAATGATTGTTGAAAATGATGGTTTAATATTAGA
Proteins encoded:
- a CDS encoding phospho-sugar mutase, with amino-acid sequence MSFNKLDQTYLDWINHPNLDQELKELLNKADDNELNAAFNLELKFGTAGIRGILGAGPGRFNVYTIKKVTIAYAKLLQTKYSNDLNKGVVIGHDNRHNSKKFAKLVADILTSFNIKAYLFKNNDLQPTPVVSFATKALNCIGGIVITASHNPAEYNGYKIYDPYGCQLMPHDTDVIASYMNEITNILDWTFISNNNLLEIVDQTVIDKYFEMIKNLEFYKNQDKSNLKIIYSAVNGTGSLYTPIVLKQSGYQVIEVKEHAFEDETFKNVINPNPEFDPAWKIPLEYAKKYDADIIILNDPDADRFGMAIKHNNEFIRLNGNQTGAILIDWKLSNLKRLNELPKNPTLYSSFVTSDLGDRIASETYNANVVKTLTGFKWMGQEMLKEPLNGLNFVFAYEESYGYVIDDSTRDKDGIQASIIAAEACWYYKNQNMTLVDYLNQLYEKYGYYYTTTYNLNFKPEEKDSKIAPIMKLLRTTGIKQINNLKVVQIEDYINGLYNMPSEDLLKIYLEDKSWIAIRPSGTESKLKIYFVIVDSSLQKAENKAEKIYKELKEILNI
- the tpiA gene encoding triose-phosphate isomerase, coding for MKKKVIFGNWKMNGTNESLTDFLNQVDNKIDSSKIIAGLAVPYVMLQTGLKLAKNVKIAAQNVHYKDKGAYTGEISTTMLKEVGVEYVIIGHSERREMFNETDLDVNKKAKVLLENNITPIICCGETLQTKESGKTIEFVNNQINIMFEGIKKEDAIKAIIAYEPIWAIGTGKTATSSDAEEVCKQIRNNLSKIYDKNTAEQIIIQYGGSVKPSNIQEYLKMPNIDGALVGGASLLASDYLGLVNYNE
- a CDS encoding HAD-IIB family hydrolase, with protein sequence MNKPEIKLLILDMDGTSYYKMGPIIEKNIEPLKRIINKGVKVVFITGRPVLAKLNSLKHHGLLVDHQLIAGYNAACIYDLSKDQILLSNPISTDQAKKVFDLVTSDKYKNSGIKIWEYVDDLKTVITNKWTRNPSDYHDETVFFDGQVLEYKDIKNDFNFKFFKLLGFDANKEFYDILVNELNFNVATNDNKLAEINKKNVNKKLAVEWFSNYFNIDLKNIAAIGDGMNDWEMINHVGYKVAIKNSVEPIKKIANIYIYKTAEQGAVEEFIKHYILGE
- the gpmI gene encoding 2,3-bisphosphoglycerate-independent phosphoglycerate mutase; protein product: MKVKRPVLLAILDGWGISEPDKGNAVDNANMVFVEYLKKTYPWLKAHASGKWVGLPENQMGNSEVGHIHLGAGRINLESLAKLNHETKTNNIAKNDEIVKTFEYVKKNNSALHLMGLFSNGGVHSHFDHMIAIYKAAIDYGITNIKFDLITDGRDTKPKLAYDFIKDLLELIKQNNNIGIISSISGRYYAMDRDKRFDRSRIAYNAIVNRNNVRSFTNILDYIQQEYMINHDDEMIIPAFNQDDLNGNLKANDAIIMTNFRPDRAIQISSILTNKNYIAWQNEAFSDAEFIGDKIRFVSMMKYSDSVTSPHIAYPPKPLTNTLGQYLSQLGLKQLRIAETEKIAHVTFFFDGGNDYFKNGLAKNDEITLANAYIDLIPSAKVATYDLKPQMSAVEITDKLLEEIKKDEFDFIVLNFANCDMVGHTGNNKATEIACKTLDEQLKRIHEEFVLRHNGIMVITADHGNAEIMIDKDGQVNKKHTTSLVPIIITDLNIKLKQNDPEIAKVAPTILDLMNIEIPKEMELESMIDHN
- a CDS encoding DUF6088 family protein, coding for MSYLSQIQNRIDHFEPGTIFISNDFLDIASNETVRRTLNKLTHEHKIKRIMNGFYYSPAYSELIQEYEAFGVHELAISIARKYNWEIAPFGIACLNILGLSTQVPAKNIYVTNGKNKIYRINRKVIEFKKVSNKEISNMSLKTKIVIQAIKEVGKNNLTKKDISRIRHRLSEVEKQNLLKEASCTTVWIYDYIKEICKEQYE